The nucleotide sequence TCGCGGATCAGGCGGGAGCCCTTGTTCCTTCCGATCAGGGTGCCTTCGATCTTGACGTCGAATCTCCTGCTCAGCAGGTCGTTGCGGGCGAGGTCGGCGGTGTCGGTGGACAGGGGGTGGACGAGGGTGGCCAGCTCGCCGCGGGTTATGGGGTGGCCGTCGGCCAGGGGCTCGGCGGCGTGGGTGGCGATGAGGTTGTCCCAGTGGGTGCGGGCCTGGGCCAGCAGCGCGGGGCTCACGTCCAGGCCGGGCACGGGGTTGCCCAGGAGGAGCTGCTTGATGTCGTCGGCGTCGATGGTGGTGTAGCCGTCCTCCTCCACCCCTACCTGCTTGGAGCGGGCCGGTCCTAGGACTTTGCGGGTGGTGGCGACGGCCTGGGACTTGCCGGCCCCCGGGGAGCCGGCCATGATGATCGCCCGGCCCCCGCGCGAGCCGTGGTCCCTGGCCAGGGCCAGGTAGGCGTCGGAGATAGAGTCCTGCAGCTGGTGCCAGAACGTACCCTCGGCAGGTTCTTCGGGCAGGGTATGGTCGGGTTTCAGGCGGTCGATGATGGCCTGGACCTGGGTGGCTGTGGTATCCAGAACCTCCTGGGTGTTCCCGGTGTACCGGGTTGGGGGTGTCACTGTGGCTTCCAGCCCTCATCCCAGGGCATGGGGTCGTCGGGCGGCTTGGGCATCGGATCGGTGATCGCCTTAAGCTCGGCGTACTCCTGATCGGACAGCAGACCGTCTCGGCGCAGGTTTCGTATCTCGTCCCAGGAGCCGCGCTCGTAGTCGTCGTAGTCGCGGATGCGGCCGAAGGTGTAGGGCCAGGTGCGCAGCCGGTCCATCATCTCCCGGCTGCTGATCTGCCCCAGGAAGCGCCGGAAGCCCAGCTCCTCCGGGGTCTCGGGACGCACCGGCTCCCCCCGCTCCATCTGCTGGCCCACGTGGGCCACGAACCTGGGTTCGGAGCCGGTGCGTTCAATCACCTGTTGGGGGGTCAGTCCCTGCCGCAGCAGCCGCTGAATCTCCCGATCACGATCAAACCGTGCCAGAACCTCGGCAGCGGTCTCCCGCATGTCGATACGCAGAGGACGGCTCCAGGTGTGCTGCGGCTGCCCCGGTTGCGGAGCCGGTGGCCACTGCGGCATACCAGGCTGCTCCGGTGAGACCCGGCCGCTCATAAACAATCCTCCTGACCCGGACGCTAAGGAAATCGTTACTGTGACCTTATCGACACCACCCAGGCCAGTCAACCGGGCAAGCGGTCGATGATGGCCTGGACCTGGGCGGCGGTGGCGTCTACAACCTCAGGCGCCGGGGTGTTCCCGGCGGTGGTCTGGGGTGTCACTGGGGCTTCCAGCCCTCCTCCCACGGCAGGGGATCCCGCGGCGGCTAGTCGCGGACGGGACGGAAGGCTGCTCGACCTCAGCCCTCGGCCCGGCCTTGGCGCCAGTAGCCCATGAAGGCTACCGCCCGCCGGTTCAGGCCCCGCTCGGAGACCAGGTGGCGGCGCAGGGCGCACACGGCACTTGCTTCTCCGGCCAGCCATGCGTACACGTCCGCCCGCATGAGGGCGGCCCCGCCGCGCGCGGTGCGCGGAACCTCCCACAGCAGTTCCCGGTCGACGTCGATCGTCTTGACCTCCTGTGGCTGTCCCTCCGGGATGAGCTCGGCCGCCGCCCGTCTCACACCCGCTACGAGCCTTTCTCCATGCGGGCCCCCGTCACGGGCAAGCGCGCGCACCTCGATACCCGGATGCGTCGGCAGGTAGGCGACATCGGCCGCCGCAGGCAGCTCGACTACGGTGATGCCTCGCGCGGACGCGGGCAGCTGCTCCAGAATCCTGGCGATCGCCGGGGCCGCCGTCTCATCCCCGCCGATCAGGAACCTGCCGGTGACGGCCGGAGGCAAGAAGTCCACCCCGCCGGGAGGCGTGCCGGCCGGCTGCGCGCTCAGCCAGGCCCGCGAGGGCCCCAGCAGCACCGCCGACGCACCCGGGCGGGCGCTCCCCAGCCAGCGGGCCGCCGGGCCCAGCGGCGCGTGCACCACCATGTCGACGTCAACCTCGGCCCCGGTGGATGTACCGGAGAGGCTTGCGTCCCGGTCCCTCGCGAGTCGCACGCTGCGCGTGGTGTAGGTGCGCAGCGCCGGGCGCCGGTTGGTCGGCAGAGCCCGCCAGTGGTCGTACCAGTCCGCCCCCGTCGGCAGGTGCGCGTAACCCCCGTCCGCAGCTGGCAGCACCAGCTTGATCCGCTGGTCCCAGCCGGGATCGCCGAAGTCCTCCAGCTCGTCCCCGGTGAAGGTCACCCGCCGCAGGTGCGGGGTGACATCCATAATCCGCTCCACCCGCACCGGGAAGAACCGGAACGGGACCGGACTCGTCGCGGTGCTCACGACGCCGCCTCCGCGTCCGCTGCGCCGACCACGTGGTGGCGTCCCTTGGGCAGCACCAGCGGCGTGGCCGAGACCGGATCGGTGATCACCTCGGCGTCCAGGCCGAATACCTCCCGCATCAGAGCCGGACTCACAACCTGCTCCGGCGTCCCCGCGGCCACTACCCGTCCTTCCCGCATGGCGATCACGTGATCGGCGTAGCGGGCGGCCAGGTTGATGTCATGCAGCACCATGACGATGGTGGTGCCGCGCTCCCGGTTCAGGTCGGTGAGCAGGTCCAGCACCTCCACCTGGTGGGTCAGGTCCAGGAAGGTGGTGGGCTCGTCCAGCAGCAACACGTCGGTGCGCTGGGCCAGCGCCATGGCGATCCACACCCGCTGCCGCTGCCCGCCCGAGAGCTCATCCACGCTCCGGTCGGCCAGCTGCGCGGTGCGGGTGGCCGCCAGCGCCTCCTCCACGATGAGCCGGTCCGTAGCGGAGGCGGAGCGGAACAGCCCCTGGTGCGGGTGCCGGGCCCGCCCCACCAGGTCGGCGACCACGATCCCCTCCGGCGCGATCGGCTGCTGCGGCAGCAGCCCGAGCCGGGTGGCAAGGCGCTTGGTCGGAATCGTGGTGACATCCCGGCCGTCAAGCAGCACCGAACCGGACATCGGCGCCAGAATCCGCGCCATGGTCTTCAACAGGGTCGACTTGCCGCAGGCATTCGCCCCCACGATCACCGTGATCGCGCCGGTGGGGAGGTTCAGGTCCACGCCGTCGACGACGGTGCGGTGCCCGTACCCGGAGCGCAGCTCCCGCGTGGAAAGGGCGCGCGGCACGGCCCGACTCGGTTCGGCGGCGCCTAGAGGCGCTGTCGCCACCGAGCTGGCTGTTTCCGTGCCGACGACTGCCGCCGAATCGCCTTCAGCGGCTGCGCTCCCGGCGACGGCTGCATGCGCGAGAGCTTGAGCATCCGCTGCACTCATGCGGCTGCCCCCTCCTGATTGAGACGGACTACTTGAAGCAGCAGATACGGTGCCCCAACGATCCCGGTTACCACCCCGACCGGAAGCGCCGTCGGGAAAAAATACTGACCTGCCAGGTCCGCTCCCAGCACGATTGCCGCTCCCATAAGCGCCGACGGCGCCAGCAGTGCCCGATCAGTGCGGCCCACCAGGCGGGCGGTGACCGGTCCGGCCAGGAAAGCCACGAAGGCAATCGGGCCGGTGGCCGCCGTCGCGCAGGCCGCCAGCGCCACCATGGACAGCAGGAGCACCAGCCGGGTGCGGCCAACCGCTACCCCCAAGGCGGTGGCCATCTCCTCGCCCAGTGACAGGGTCGTCAGGTCCCTGCCCATCCACAGCAGCACCCCGCCCAGGATGACGACGGCGCCGGCCAGAAGCGGCACCTGCTCCCAGCTCGCACCGGCCAGCGACCCCGACAGCCAGCGCACGGCGTCGGCGACGTTGTAGATGGAGGCCTTAAGCTGCATGTAGGAAATCAGCGAGGAGAACATGGCCGAGACCCCGATGCCGATCAGGATCAGGCGCCCGCCCTGCGGGCTGCCCGCCCCTGACAGCAGGTAGATGACCAAGGCCGTGCCCAGGCCACAGCCCAGAGACAGCAGGTTCACGCGCATGCCGGACCAGCCCAGCACCAGGATCGCGAACACCGCCGCCGTCGACGCTCCGGAGGTGATGCCGATGATGTCCGGACTGGCCAGCTGATTGCGCAGCATCGTCTGCGAGGTGCGGCCGGCCATCCCGAAGGCCGCGCCCGCCAGCAGCCCCAGCAGGGCGCGCGGCAGCCGCAACTGGCCGACGGCGAAGGAAGCCCCCGGCACCTGGCGGCCCGCGATTACGGCGATCACGTCGGCGGGGGAGTACCAGGTGGGGCCGGACAGCACCGTCAGCCACCACAGTGCCGCCACCAGCAGCGCCAGTGCGGCCGTGACCGCCAGGTAGCGGCGGTGACGACGGCGTCGGCCAGGTGCGGTGAACCCGGGGGCCTGGGCGTCTGGGGGGAAGCCGGGTATGGGGCGGGCGGTAGCCGCTCCCGGAGCATCCCTCGCTGCGGAGGGCGCGGACGCCGTACCGGCGGGGGCACTCACAGCTCACGCACCTTTGCACTGCGGGCAATCGCGATGAGTACCGGGGCACCCACAAAGGCGGTCACCACGCCCACGCTCACCTCGCTCGGACGGGCGATCACCCGCCCCACTACGTCAGCGAAGGTCAGCAGCGCCGCCCCGCCCAGGGCCGACAGCGGCAGCAGCCAGCGGTTATCGGGACCGACGAGCATCCGCACGGTGTGCGGCACCATCAGCCCGACGAAGCTGATCGGGCCGACCAGCGCCGTCGTCGTCGCACAGGCGATCACGCCCGCGGCCGCGGCCAGCAGGCGGGTGCGCCCAACCTTCACCCCTAGGCCCACGGCCATCTCCTCACCCAGCGCCAGGGAGTTAAGCGGCCGGGCGACGACGGCAGCCAGGGCGGCGGCGAGCAGGAGCAGCGGCGCGACTGTTGCCAGCGCCGCCCACGTGCCCCGGCCCAGGGAGCCGACCTGCCAGAAGCGGAAGTCGGTCAGCCCCTCGGCCCGCGGCAGCAGGATCGCACTGATCAGGCAGGACAGGGCCGCGCTCGTGGCCACCCCGGCCAGGGCCAGCTTGACCGGCGTGGCACCGCCGGGGCCGAGCGACCCGATGGCGTAAACGAAGACGGCGGTCGCCCCCGCGCCGGCCATCGCCACCCACAGGTACTCCCACAGGGAGGAGATATGAGCGAAGGCGATGGCGACGACGATCGCCAGTGACGCCCCGGTATTGATGCCGAGGATGCCCGGATCGGCAATCGGGTTGCGGGTGACTGCCTGCATGAGCGCCCCTGAGGTCCCCAGCGCCGCGCCCGCGACCACGGCGGTGGCGGTGCGCGGCACCCGCTCGGCCACCGCCAGCGCACCGAGGGACTCACCGCGCCCGGCCAGACCGCTGAGGATCTCGTCAATGCCCACCACGCGCGCGCCGAAGGCGATCGAGCAGACGACCGCGAGCGCCAGCAGGATGAGGAGGAGGCCGAGGGCCGCGAGCGGCCGACGGGCGTGACCTCGTCGGGACGACCGGGCCTGCGCCGGCCCGGCGGGAGAGTCGGGTGCGGTAATCGGCGGTGGCCCAGGACGGGACGGGGCGAGCTGGCTATGGGCGGTCACTGGTGTTCGCTCAGGCTCGGGCGGCGTCTGCCTTGTCAGCGGCGGCGGCGATCAGAGCGACGTAGTCCTTGATGCCCCACGGGATGGACAGTGGGCCGGGGTTGGTGGATGCCGACAGCGGGGTGCCGTTGCCGACGAACGCGACCGCGCCGTTCTTGATCGCCGGGATGGTGCCCACCAGGGGGTCGGCCTGCAGTGCGGCCAGGTCGGACTCCTCCCCGTACATGATCATCACGTCCACGTCCGCCACCTGGTCCGCGTTCTCGCTGGAGACGTCAGTGTAGAAGATCTCCGGGTCGGCGTCGGAGACGGTTTGCACGGATGCTGGGATGGTCATGCCCAGGTCGGTCATGAAGGCGGTGCGCGGGTCGGCGGTGGTGTAGAAGCCGATCGTGGAGGTGTCGGACTCACTCAAGTAGAAGAAGGCCGCCGACTTGCCGGCGATCTGCGGGTGCTGGCCGACGGCGTCGGCGATTTGCTGCTCCAGGTCGGTGACCAGGGCCTCGCCCTGCTCACTCATGCCCATGGCCTGGGAGTCCAGGCGGATCATCTCCCGCCACTTGGTCCCCCAGGGCACTCCCGGGTAGGCGATGGTGGGGGCGATCTTCGTGAGGGTGTCGTACTCCTCCTGGCTGAGGCCGGAGTAGGCGGCCAGGATGACGTCGGGAGCGGTCTCGGCGATAGCCTCGAAGTCGTAGCCGTCGGTGTCGTCGAACAGGGCCGGCTCAGCGGCGCCCGCGGCCACCAGCTCGTCTACCTTCTGCTTAGTCCACTCCAGCATGCCGGAGCCGTCCGCTACGCCCCATTCCTGGCGCGACAGGCCGGCGGGCATGACGTCCAGGGCCAGGGCGACGTCGTGGTTGCCCCAGGCGATCGCGGTGAAGCGGGAGGCGCCGGCGGGGATGGTGGTGGTGCCGAAGGCGTGCTCGACGGTGATCTCCTGCGTCGTGGCTGTGGCGCCGTCGTTGGATGCAACATCGGCGGGCGCGGACGCGGGGGTTGAGTCGGAGCCGCAGGCGGCCAGGAACGCGGCGGCGGGAACGGCCAGGCCGCCCAGCAGGAAGGACTTACGGTTTATGGTCACAGCGGTTTGCTCTCAGTCGCGGGCAAGTGAACAGCTAGAACACTAGCTGAGGTGAGGCTGACCTCATAGACGGGTTGGCGTGCGATGCCCCACGCCGCTCGTCCAGGCCGGGCGAGACCGGCGGGAGGCAGGTACCAGCGCCGGGGACGACCAGCCCGCAGGCCGGGTAGGACTCGGTTGCCGGGAACGGCGGGACCCGTACCTGCGGTGCTCGCGAACCTGGCCCATCCACCGAGCCGATCGCCTACGTTTACTCGGGAGGATGCCACGCAGCCACGTAGGCCCGCATCCACCCGAGACGCGAAGGAGCGAATATGAGTCCGCAAGGCAACAATGGTCCGGGCGAGGACACCGCAATCGACCCCCGCGAGGCGGAGGTGCGGCGGCGTATGGCCGCCCAGGAGCTGTACCTTGACGAGGGCCCGGGACTGGAGGCGCTGACCGAGCAGCGCATCCACGGCAAGGAGCTGGCCGCCGCCTACAACGCCACCTCCCCGCGCGACGCAGCCGGGCGCCGTCGCCTCTTGGAGGAGATCTTCGGCGAGATCGGTGAATACGTGTGGGTGGAGCCGCCGCTGCACGTCGCCTATGGCATCCATACCCGTGTGGGCTCCCCCGTGTACGCCAACGCGGGCCTGCAGATAATCGACGACTCCCCGGTGACCATCGGCAACCGGGTGATGTTCGGGCCGCGCGTGATGATCGCTACGGCCGGTCATCCCATCCATCCGCAGGCGCGCGATCACGGTCAGCAGTTCTCCGCCCCGGTGGTGATTGAGGACGACGTGTGGATCGGCGGGAACGTGACGATCCTGCCGGGCGTGACCATTGGCAGTGGCTCGGTGGTCGCCGCAGGCGCCGTCGTGAACGCCAATGTGCCGCCCATGGTGGTGGCCGGCGGCGTGCCCGCTCGGGTGCTACGCGAAATCACCGACGCCGACCGTGACTGGTCCTACCGGGCGCCGCGTACGCTGCCGGTGCCCGGCAGGCAGTCAGGGGACGATCGCGCCTGAGGCGCCCGGCGCACGAAGTCCTGTCTCGCGCACCACTTCCGCTCTCACGTACGCGTTTCAGAGCTGGCCGACTGCCAGAACCGGGGCAACCTCCAAAACGCGTACGTGTGGCGGGAACGCGTACGTCAGAGGCGGATCAGTCCTGGCGGGCGAGGTCGGCGGCGCCGATGAGCCCAGCCTCCTGGCCCGAGGAGGAGATGACGATCGGAATCTCGGGGCGGTGGGCGCGCGCCGTCAGGTGCTCGGCGAAGCTCTTGCGGACCGGGTTCAGCAGGATGTCGCCGGCCTCGGTCAGGCCGCCGGCCAGCACAACGACCTCGGGGTCGAGCACGGCGCACAGGTCGGCCAGTCCCAGGCCGAGCGCGCTGCCCAGGTGGGCATAGCACTCCAGGGCGGCCGGGTCGCCCTCGCGGGCGGCGGCCGTGACGGCCTTGCCGGATATCCTGTTCTGGTCGCCGCCGGAGAGCTCAATGATGCGGGCGGCGTAGTCGGGGCGGAACTTGGCCAGCTCCCAGCCGTTGACGCCCAGCGCAGTGCCGGAGGCGTAGCGCTCCAGGCACCCGCGCTGGCCGCAGCCGCAGGGGCGCCCGTCCGGGACGACGTTGATGTGGCCGATCTCCGCGGCGAATCCAGCGGCGCCGCGCACGAGGTGGCCGTCGATGATGACGGCGCCGCCGACGCCCGTTCCCAGCGTCACCACCAGCACGTTCTTGGCGCCCTCGCCGCCACCGAAGCGGGCCTCGGCCCAGCCGGCCGCATTGGCGTCATTCTCAACGACTACCTTCTTGCCTGTGCGGGCGGAGATCTCATCGGCGATGCGAGCGCCGGTCCAGTCCAGGTTGGTGCCGTAGACCATGGTGTTGCGATCGGAGGAGGTGAAGCCCGCGGCTCCCACGCCGATGGCCTCGACGTCGTAGCGTGAGGCGAGCTCGTTGGCTACTTCCGCGATGGTGGTGAAAATGGCTTCGCGGCTGGTGGCGGGGGAGTCGCGCCGTACGGTCGCCAGTACAGTGCCGTCCTCGTCGACGACGCCTGCGGCGATCTTCGTTCCACCGACATCCACACCGATGCTCAGTGCCATGGCTGTTCTCCTTGTTTTTGCTGCGTTTTGGTGCCTAACCGCCGCGCGAGGGCGTCGGTGCCCCCAGTGGTTGCCGACTCGCGCCGACCTCGCGGGGATCTACGGCCCTATTGTTGCAGCTGTGATGGGGCAGGCCAACCTCCGGCGGCGCCGGCATCGGCACGCCCCGGGCGCAAGCCCCTCACTCGGCTGCAGCGGCCTGCTCGAGGATGGTGGCTCGGATATAGTCCGCGGGCACGTAGCCGGAGATAAAGGCGTCGTTGACGATGAAGAAGGGAGTGCCGGTGATGCCCAGGTCGTAGGCGTGCTGCTTGGCGTCGTCGACCGCCTGCACGGTCTGCGCGGCGGTCATGTCGGAGCGGAACTGCCCCAGGTCGGGCACGCCCGCCTGCTTGGCGAAGGCGACCAGGGAGTCCTCGGTGTACTCGGGGTGCTCAGTCGGGTCGGTGGCGGCGTATACGGCGTCGTGGAACTCCCAGAACTTTCCCTGCTTTCCGGCGGCGAGGCCGGCCTGCGCAGCCAGCGGGGACGTCGCAGTGATCTGGGCGAGGTCGCGCCACTCCACGCGCAGGGTACCGTCCTCAACCAGGTCCTCCAGCGCAGGGTCCACCTCTTGCGCGAACTGGGTGCAGTACGGGCAGGCGAAGTCGGAGTAGACCACCATCACCACTGGGGCGTCGACGTCGCCCTTGGCCTGGACGTCACCGGGGTCACGCCTGACTTCCCCGTGCAAGATCGCCAGCAGGTCGGGGTCGGTCTGCGAGGGCGCGGCGGCCTGGGCCGTCGTCGTCTGCGCCGTATCGGCTGCCGAAGCCTCCCCAGTCGCCGACGCGCCTGCGCCGGACCGGTCGGGCCGCATCGCCAGGATGATCGCAATCACTGCGAGCAGGATCGCAATCACGATGAGCAGGGAGACGATGACCGGATTGCTGCGGGTCCGCTGGCCGGATGCGGTACCGCCGGTGAGTGACGTCATGAGGGCAGTCTTTCAGAGCCGACGGCGACGCCGCTTGCCGCCGGGCCCTTCAAGAGCTCGCGTTAGGCGGCATCTCGGTAAAGGGCACGGCTGGCTGAGCGGCGTCGGCCGCCATATCGACCGACCGGCACGTAACGTCTACCGACCTCGGCGCAGGGGGTGGTGAGTGGTCAGGCCCCCGCGGAGTCGTCGCCGTCGGAGGAGGCGAAGCGCTGCATCATGTCGGTCAGGCTGGTGCCCGTCAGCGAGCGCATGACGGCATCGAGCTGCTCGACGTTGCCGGCCACCGCCTTGGGCAGCGCGGAGGCGCCCTCGGTGGAGATGATCGACATGTCCTTGACGCTGCCCAGCGGCTCGGCCAGGGCGCGGGCGATCTCCGGCGCCTTGTCCAGGATCATCTGCTGGGTGGCGGCCCGCCCGTACTTGGCCAGGGCGTCGGCCTTGTCGCTCATGGCCTTCGCCTCCGCCTCACCGGCGGCGCGCACGGCCTCGGCCTCGGCGCGACCGCGGGCGGCGATGGCCTCGGCCTCGGCCTGCGCCTGCGCGGCGGTGGCGCGGGCCTGCGCCTCTGCCCGGGCGACGGTGGCCTGCGCCTGCGCCTCGGCGTCCAGCCGGGTGCGCTCGGCCTCGGCCTCGGCACGGCGAATCGACTCCGCCTTGGCGGCCTCGGCCTCCTGCTCGCGCTGGTAGCGGGCGGCGTCGGCGGGCTTGCGCACGGTGGAGTCCAGCTCACGCTCGGTCAGGGCGGCCTTGGCCTCGGCGGCCTCCTGCTCGATGACGGCGATCTCCCGCTTCTTGGCGGCGCGGGCCAGCGGGCCGGCGGAGTCGGCCTCCGCCTGCGCCTTGTCGGTCTCCGCCTTGAGCTGGGCCTGGCGCAGCGCCAGGTCGCGCTCGCGCTCGGCGATCTGCTGGCGCGAGGACACCTCGGCGTCCTTGGCCTCCCGCTCGGCGTTGGCGCGCGCCACGCGGGCATCCTTAGCCACTCGCTGCTGCTCGGGCACGCCCAGGGAGTCGATGTAGCCGGAGGCGTCGGTGATCTCCGAGATCTGCAGCACATCGATCTCCAGGCCCATGTTGGCCATAACGGACTTGGCGTCGTCGAACACGTTCTGCTGAAGGGCGTCGCGGTCGGAGATCAGGTCGGTGACCGTCATGTGGCCGATGATGGAGCGCAGCGAGCCGATCAGGGCGTCACGGGAGGAGTCGGCGATCGCCTGGTCCGTGTTCGGCTTGCCCAGGAAGCGCTTGGCGGCGGCCCGCACCTGCTGGTCGGAGTCGCCGACCTTCACGGCGGCGACGGCGGAGACGGAGACGTTGATCTTGTTCTCGTCCTCGGCGGTTACCTGGAAGCCGATGGTGTTCTGGGTGAAGGGCAGGTACTGGATGGACTGGATGATCGGCAGGACGAAGTCGCGCCCACCGGGGCGGATGATCTTGACCTCGCCGTTGCGAGTGGATCCGGAGACCAGGCCCGTCAGGTTGGAGGGCACGACGACGACTCGGGAGAGCATGTAGGTTCCCAGCAGAATCGCCAGGACGATGACGGCAATGATGGCGTAGAGCATTCAGCCTGCTTTCGTTGATTCTTGTGGTTGCTTTGGCTTTGGAGGACGAGGCGTGGCGGTCGGGGCGGCGGACGGTTGCCCCACGGCGTCCGGCCGCTGCGGCTATCCGGCGGGAGCAGGCGGACGATTCACGGGACGTGAGGTCGGCTCGGTGGGGGCGGGTGGGTCTATCCGCCCGACGACGAGTGTGTCATCCGCGGTCGTGTCCACTACCCAGGCGACGGCGCCGGTCCGCAGGACGTCGTCGGAGCGCGCGGGCAGGGTCGCCTGATGCCCGCGGGAGGTGGCCATGACCTCGCCGCGGCCGTCCTTCCACCACACCACCTGCACTTCACTGCCAACCAGCTCTCCGACCGTCAGGGGGGTGGCGTTGCGCGGCATGGAGCGGCGCAGTCGCCGCCACACGGCGCGCGTGACCGCCCCGGCGACGACGGCGAGTCCCAGCGGGACGCCGATCAGCACCGGCGTGGACAACCGCTCGCCGGCCAGTGCCTGCACGCCCATGCCGACGGCGCCGAACACGCCCAGAGCACAGGCGAGCACCGGCAGGGAGCCGTCGAACAGCAGGTCGTCCAGGCCGTCGAAAAGGCCGTCGAGCAGTAGCGAGAGCGCCAGGGCACCGCAGCCGAGGACGGCGCACCACATGAACAGGGACATGTCCGCCTCTCCGGGCCGGTATGGCCGCTCGACTACCGCGTTGCTTACGCCCGGATTGTTACATAGCGGGAGGTTATGGGGAATGCCCGTCCCACGAGCCGGGCAGTGTGCCGATGGGGAGTTCTGCCCACCGCGCCCCGCCGGGTCTCAGGAAACCCGGCGTGCCAGCTGGTAACCGCCTTCGTCCAGCACCAACTCGTATACGGCCCCGTTTTGCGACTGGCCGGTGGCCCAGGCGGCGGCGTCCGTGGGCGGGTTGCCTCCCCAGGCGGAGGACAGGGAGTCCACGACCACGTAGTCGGTGTCGACCTCGGAGGTGCCCACCCAGTACACGGTGTGGTCGGGGACCAGGTAGGCCAGCAGGCCCAGGTCCGTCTCCACGCTGGCGCCGGCGGGTATCAGGTCCATGACCTGCGCAGCCGCCTGAGCACGGGGCGACGGGGCGCCATAGCCGGAGCGCGTTATGGACCACAGTGGCAG is from Actinomyces sp. 432 and encodes:
- a CDS encoding iron-siderophore ABC transporter substrate-binding protein — its product is MTINRKSFLLGGLAVPAAAFLAACGSDSTPASAPADVASNDGATATTQEITVEHAFGTTTIPAGASRFTAIAWGNHDVALALDVMPAGLSRQEWGVADGSGMLEWTKQKVDELVAAGAAEPALFDDTDGYDFEAIAETAPDVILAAYSGLSQEEYDTLTKIAPTIAYPGVPWGTKWREMIRLDSQAMGMSEQGEALVTDLEQQIADAVGQHPQIAGKSAAFFYLSESDTSTIGFYTTADPRTAFMTDLGMTIPASVQTVSDADPEIFYTDVSSENADQVADVDVMIMYGEESDLAALQADPLVGTIPAIKNGAVAFVGNGTPLSASTNPGPLSIPWGIKDYVALIAAAADKADAARA
- a CDS encoding FecCD family ABC transporter permease; this translates as MSAPAGTASAPSAARDAPGAATARPIPGFPPDAQAPGFTAPGRRRRHRRYLAVTAALALLVAALWWLTVLSGPTWYSPADVIAVIAGRQVPGASFAVGQLRLPRALLGLLAGAAFGMAGRTSQTMLRNQLASPDIIGITSGASTAAVFAILVLGWSGMRVNLLSLGCGLGTALVIYLLSGAGSPQGGRLILIGIGVSAMFSSLISYMQLKASIYNVADAVRWLSGSLAGASWEQVPLLAGAVVILGGVLLWMGRDLTTLSLGEEMATALGVAVGRTRLVLLLSMVALAACATAATGPIAFVAFLAGPVTARLVGRTDRALLAPSALMGAAIVLGADLAGQYFFPTALPVGVVTGIVGAPYLLLQVVRLNQEGAAA
- a CDS encoding sugar O-acetyltransferase — protein: MSPQGNNGPGEDTAIDPREAEVRRRMAAQELYLDEGPGLEALTEQRIHGKELAAAYNATSPRDAAGRRRLLEEIFGEIGEYVWVEPPLHVAYGIHTRVGSPVYANAGLQIIDDSPVTIGNRVMFGPRVMIATAGHPIHPQARDHGQQFSAPVVIEDDVWIGGNVTILPGVTIGSGSVVAAGAVVNANVPPMVVAGGVPARVLREITDADRDWSYRAPRTLPVPGRQSGDDRA
- a CDS encoding ROK family glucokinase, translated to MALSIGVDVGGTKIAAGVVDEDGTVLATVRRDSPATSREAIFTTIAEVANELASRYDVEAIGVGAAGFTSSDRNTMVYGTNLDWTGARIADEISARTGKKVVVENDANAAGWAEARFGGGEGAKNVLVVTLGTGVGGAVIIDGHLVRGAAGFAAEIGHINVVPDGRPCGCGQRGCLERYASGTALGVNGWELAKFRPDYAARIIELSGGDQNRISGKAVTAAAREGDPAALECYAHLGSALGLGLADLCAVLDPEVVVLAGGLTEAGDILLNPVRKSFAEHLTARAHRPEIPIVISSSGQEAGLIGAADLARQD
- a CDS encoding ABC transporter ATP-binding protein, with the protein product MPRALSTRELRSGYGHRTVVDGVDLNLPTGAITVIVGANACGKSTLLKTMARILAPMSGSVLLDGRDVTTIPTKRLATRLGLLPQQPIAPEGIVVADLVGRARHPHQGLFRSASATDRLIVEEALAATRTAQLADRSVDELSGGQRQRVWIAMALAQRTDVLLLDEPTTFLDLTHQVEVLDLLTDLNRERGTTIVMVLHDINLAARYADHVIAMREGRVVAAGTPEQVVSPALMREVFGLDAEVITDPVSATPLVLPKGRHHVVGAADAEAAS
- a CDS encoding DsbA family protein, whose amino-acid sequence is MTSLTGGTASGQRTRSNPVIVSLLIVIAILLAVIAIILAMRPDRSGAGASATGEASAADTAQTTTAQAAAPSQTDPDLLAILHGEVRRDPGDVQAKGDVDAPVVMVVYSDFACPYCTQFAQEVDPALEDLVEDGTLRVEWRDLAQITATSPLAAQAGLAAGKQGKFWEFHDAVYAATDPTEHPEYTEDSLVAFAKQAGVPDLGQFRSDMTAAQTVQAVDDAKQHAYDLGITGTPFFIVNDAFISGYVPADYIRATILEQAAAAE
- a CDS encoding siderophore-interacting protein codes for the protein MSTATSPVPFRFFPVRVERIMDVTPHLRRVTFTGDELEDFGDPGWDQRIKLVLPAADGGYAHLPTGADWYDHWRALPTNRRPALRTYTTRSVRLARDRDASLSGTSTGAEVDVDMVVHAPLGPAARWLGSARPGASAVLLGPSRAWLSAQPAGTPPGGVDFLPPAVTGRFLIGGDETAAPAIARILEQLPASARGITVVELPAAADVAYLPTHPGIEVRALARDGGPHGERLVAGVRRAAAELIPEGQPQEVKTIDVDRELLWEVPRTARGGAALMRADVYAWLAGEASAVCALRRHLVSERGLNRRAVAFMGYWRQGRAEG
- a CDS encoding flotillin family protein; translation: MLYAIIAVIVLAILLGTYMLSRVVVVPSNLTGLVSGSTRNGEVKIIRPGGRDFVLPIIQSIQYLPFTQNTIGFQVTAEDENKINVSVSAVAAVKVGDSDQQVRAAAKRFLGKPNTDQAIADSSRDALIGSLRSIIGHMTVTDLISDRDALQQNVFDDAKSVMANMGLEIDVLQISEITDASGYIDSLGVPEQQRVAKDARVARANAEREAKDAEVSSRQQIAERERDLALRQAQLKAETDKAQAEADSAGPLARAAKKREIAVIEQEAAEAKAALTERELDSTVRKPADAARYQREQEAEAAKAESIRRAEAEAERTRLDAEAQAQATVARAEAQARATAAQAQAEAEAIAARGRAEAEAVRAAGEAEAKAMSDKADALAKYGRAATQQMILDKAPEIARALAEPLGSVKDMSIISTEGASALPKAVAGNVEQLDAVMRSLTGTSLTDMMQRFASSDGDDSAGA
- a CDS encoding FecCD family ABC transporter permease, with amino-acid sequence MTAHSQLAPSRPGPPPITAPDSPAGPAQARSSRRGHARRPLAALGLLLILLALAVVCSIAFGARVVGIDEILSGLAGRGESLGALAVAERVPRTATAVVAGAALGTSGALMQAVTRNPIADPGILGINTGASLAIVVAIAFAHISSLWEYLWVAMAGAGATAVFVYAIGSLGPGGATPVKLALAGVATSAALSCLISAILLPRAEGLTDFRFWQVGSLGRGTWAALATVAPLLLLAAALAAVVARPLNSLALGEEMAVGLGVKVGRTRLLAAAAGVIACATTTALVGPISFVGLMVPHTVRMLVGPDNRWLLPLSALGGAALLTFADVVGRVIARPSEVSVGVVTAFVGAPVLIAIARSAKVREL